In the genome of Doryrhamphus excisus isolate RoL2022-K1 chromosome 11, RoL_Dexc_1.0, whole genome shotgun sequence, the window CACGTCCTGACTAATGGCTCCTCAAGTACAgcaaataaagtataaaaaaaacctaacaacaaaaaactacacACTCCTACTCGTGTTCCTTCTTGAAAAACACAAAGTCCCACATTCCTTTGAGTGCCGCGCTCAACTCTCGCGAGATTTCTTTAGTGTTGCGGACCAGCTGACTGCGCAGTGACTAGTGCGACGGAGTGCTAGCATCTTTTTGTTGAGGAAAATTGCGTGACCGGTTTGCGgggttttaaatatatatttttggaagtAAACAATGGCTGAGACTGATCCCAAGTCAGTTCAGGACCTTACAAACGTGGTGAGTCGTGATGCTGCTAGCAAGCTAGCGTTAGCTTCAGCTGTTCGGATGGATAGTAGCGGCTAGCCACAAGCTAACGACACTGGCTAGCTATATAGCGATAGCATAGCTGGTTAGCCGGGGTTTTGCACTAACAATGTGTAAATTGTTATTTAgtttgaaataaatgtattaagaATATCAACGAGTAAGTCATTTCGCTGGCAAAATGCTCATGTAGTTTTGGTGCGACAAAAGCGCTTCGTTTCGGTGTTGTCATACTATACGTCTGTTTACGTTTACAGTATTATGGACAATATCGTTTTTATTCCATTGtcaatgtatttttgtcatactcaacatttttttgagagagaaagagagaaggtTTAATTGTGTTGGCGTGGGATGAGTTTAGGTTGTCATGGAGACAGCGTATGAGTTCCTTCCCAGCTCTTCCCTAACCATCCGGTTGTTGCTGTCATATTATAGCAGATCGGATCTGAATGTTTTTAGTCCCCTTTTTAATGTTCAGGTATGGTGCATAATTATTAAATTGTGTGAAATCACCTCAATTCCTGATTGTTTTGCCAGGTCCAGACTTTGCTGCAGCAGATGCAAGACAAGTTCCAGACCATGTCAGACCAGATCATCGGGAGAAATATCCTGCATTTTAATGCCATGTGATTACTGTGTTGGAAGGCTCAGACCTTGTAGGTAGTGTTGATCATTGCATCCACATTTCTTTCCCACTGAGCAAGAGTCATTGTACGCCGTTTACCTTAACTGCTGTGCTACTTGATGAGATGAGCACACGGATAGATGACTTGGAGAAGAACATTGCTGACCTGATGACCCAGGCTGGCGTGGAGGAAAACGAGGCAACACCTGAAAAGCCAAAAGAGGGTCAGGGATCCTCGTGAAGGTAAAATGAAACGTCTCCACTTGGGCCATTCTGCACGGCTGCATCCATCCGTCAATGGTTCCTGGACATTGCAAATAGAAAAAGACATGAGCGGAGGCAACAAATAATTGGCATTTTTTGGATACTTCACGTTTGCATTAAATCCTTGCGACTAAGAAGCCATGTTGGTTTATTGCTAAACATTGACACCGTGTTCATTCCCTACAGGTTCCAAGAGGCAGGCAGATTGATGCTACAGTATGTACTGGTGCAGTGGTGTTCCAACCCCGAAGATGACGTGGATTTGatgtttgtgattttttttttaaatatatatatacactgacTATTGTGACAAATGGTTATACTAtgtatttgtttcttttgtggAATGTTGGTCAGGTAGAATAGCGTGGTTTGCTTGTTAGAAGTTTAGAATGCTTTTGTGCACAAATACAAATGGGTTTTGTGCACCGACCCGGGTGTTGTCCTGTATCATAGCGGATTCTTAAGTGCTGGTTGATGGAGACGGTTGCCCAGGGCTGGCGTGGCTGATTCACTTTGGAGAACCTCATTCCAGTGAGACAACTGAGGTGTGAGATGCATTCCAACTCAGATTTCCTGCTATTAAAAATCTTTAATAAAGTGCGGTTGTATTACACTGGTTGAAATTGGTGCTAGGTCATATTGTATATAAATCTACAAGGTGCTTTTCCAACTGTTTGATGCAACTTAATCTCATGGCATATGTTCACGATGTACTCCTTAGTTGATGCAAATAAATCGGGTGTTTCTAACTGACGACACCTGGCACGTCACTGCATTTTAGGAATctttattcaaataaatgcAAACACAAAATACAGAGCGGCAATATGACAAAGCGCCAAACAGAAAAGCAGCAGACGACTATCAGTAGAGCTTGAATGTGTGCCGAAACgttacaaatgtaacagtcataCTTGAGTTTGTCGAACGGCAGACCAGTCGCTTATTCAATGAACGTCCAAGGGGGAAGTTAGAACTCAAAGTCTGCCTCCGTCATCTCGATGGCCCAAGCAAACTTGTCTCTTTGGCTCTTATTGTAGATTTTTTCAATGGGTATCCTCATTCTTTTACACCTGAGACGAGTCAAAAGACAAACTCTTGTAAGGAGTCAAAAGCTTCCGATATGGGAAGCTGGATTCCACCCATCCTCTAACTGCATCATTCCACAGTTATTCTGTTACCAATTCAATTGCTTTTTAGGGAAAGTTGTGACTATAAGCTACCGTCATCACTTTTATAAAGTAATATGCCTAACACTGGTGATGTTAGTGAAAACGATCCAACATCCAAGTACACCATGGATGCTTATttctaaatgaaatgaaatatgatCTGCAGTAATGACTGCTGTCAGCTACAGCAGTGTCTAAAGTCAAATACTTTATAGTGTACTGCTAATAAAGTATTCATAAAGACAATAGCCATGTTTTGATGTACTGCTACAGTACGCCTCTTCCAACGGATGTCTGGTACCATACTCCTTGACAGGATTAATCATCTAATCTACGGTCCCAAGTGTTTGCCCCCAGCACTCACCAAGCCACGCTGATGCGAGGATCGAGGTAGTTAAGCTTCGAGGTACCCAGTGCAATctgtttgttttcctctctGTCGGTGGCCTGCACCTCCAGCTTGAGAAGCTGCTCCTCACAGCGCTGCACAGCCGCCTTCTTCCGCTCCACCAGCCTGAGCGACAACACAGCCAAGGAAAAGCGTCAAATCATAAATACTGGCTCACTGTGAAGGACACTACATGTTTTGGTTATTAGTTATAGTACTATGATACTACTGCAACAAGAATTGACAAAGCTGAGTAGGAAGATTTCGGCCAATAAAAGTGGACCTATTGAAATACATGCTATTGTACACAAAAAGTACTTTTAGAAACAAAGGAGTAAAGTAACACTGAATATCAATATCTTGGTATGGAGTACTACTGCAGTACTTGGTCAACTTGGAGTCTGAGCTGTCTTTGGCCTTGGAATCCTTCTTGGCCTGCTTCAACTCCGTCTTGGCAAGAGCCAGCTGCTCCTTTCTGGCATCAATCTGGTGGATCAGATGATGGCAATattgttatgatatttcatagAACAGTCAGCATCAGTGTACTGGAAGTAGAAACTCAAGGTCATGCGGCTTTGGAAAGTCGTCTCaacataaagaaaaacatggaaATCAAGTAATCAGAGGCGGCTTCATTCAGTGGTACTCCATCTCTACCTTGGTCTGAAGGTTGGCCATGGACTGCTCAAAGGTCTTTGGTGGCGCCCGCTGGTGGTTACACAGAATTGCAACCGCTCGGTTCGCCCTGTTGTAGGACAGCAGCTTCTCTGCCTCGTTGTCAGagtctgggggggtggggggtaaaaACAGCACATCATACATCAAACACGTCAAGCAGCAGTATTTCTTAAAGAAGATTACAGCAAGTTAGGATGCCATGGATGAGGGATTACCAAATTACCATTAGTCAGCTGTTGGAGTTGCTGCTGCAGCGTGATGGAGGCGTTGTACGTCCTGAACACCTTTGCAGTGAGACCCGGCATGAGGGCACTCAGATGCTTGTTCATCAAGGAGGTCTGTCATGGGGAGGAAGATGGGGAGATCCATTCCAAACGTTTAAAAGCAGAGCGCAGACAAATGAACCACGCCTTTCCTGCCGCTAGGGGGCACTGTGGGCTTTGCCAAAACCAGACCAAGGCTGTGGGTTTCATGGAGATGTACCCCGCCTGTGCTGGTGGCATTATTCTAAGTTGAGGTGCTTCAGTTTAACCCCCCCCTTCATTTAGCTATCTTGCCAGCTATTTTTCACCAGTCCCTCCCACCTCCAGCTGGGTTTCTCTATGGagactcctcctcctcagcgGTCTGAGCACTTCACACGGGGTGGCCTGTCCGTGTTGCGCTCCAACAAGCCATTCTcaataagcccccccccccagggaggACAATCCGTTAGTCAGGCTTATGTTTTCACAAGACAAATTAGGACCCTGAGAAGTTCTCGTGTCCCAGTGATGAAATTCCTCCACACGGCACGTTCACTTGTACACCTTCATTTTTTGCTCTGTGGTAACTAACAATTCCCATGAAAGCACCATCTCCAAAGTAATTCAAAAGTCACCCAGTCAAGACGACTCAAGTACAAACTGTAGGAGGAACACAAAGAGGAAATAATCAAGGTGCTCACATTGAGGCGGTCAAAGAGTTCATCTCCAGGGTCCTTATTCTCCATGAAACGCTGAAGGTTCTTGAATacctggaaagaaaaaaaaactgcttgacATGTGTTGCAGCTGCAAATTATGCTGTAATTGTGGCGGATTATgaaaagctgcaataaaagcctgttgtcacACAGCTTTGCTTTGTTGACACCCAAACTGGACTACATTCACAACTTCCATCGTCTTTGTAATGGCCGATGTTT includes:
- the hsbp1b gene encoding heat shock factor-binding protein 1b is translated as MAETDPKSVQDLTNVVQTLLQQMQDKFQTMSDQIIGRIDEMSTRIDDLEKNIADLMTQAGVEENEATPEKPKEGQGSS